ATATTGATACAGTTCAAGCCTCCGCCACGTGTGCCAAACCATAACATATTGTCTTCCGGATCGGATGTAATGGCATAAACAACATCGTTGTTCAATGAGATATTCTTATCCGACGAATTATATTGCCTGAATCCTTTAACGTGATAACGACCTTGCTCTCTGGAAATATTTATTTTGATTAAACCATATCCTGATGTTCCGACCCATAAAAGAGAATCATTGTTCGTAAAATAAATGTTGTACACAGCCTTGAAAGGCGGATATTTATCAGGTATCTCAAGCTTTTCCAGTCGCCCTGTAGCAGCATTCAATATATTGATTCCGGTTCCTTCCGTTCCGATAAAAATGTCATTCGCTTTATTTCTCCTCAAGGCATAGACAGAATTGGAAATCAATCCTTTACTCTCATTCAGATAATCTGTCAATTCTTTCGTTGCAGGATTCAACAGTTTTATTCCGCTTCCTTTTGTTCCTATCAGAATATTACCATCTTCATCTTCACAAAAACATCTCACAGGGTGACTGGTGTGAACGGTTTCAAATAAAGAGTCGTAATGATAAAGTTGAATTAATCCTTGTCCGTCCGTTCCTATCCACAATATGTTCTGACTACCGGAATAAAGAGTGAAGACTGATAACTGACTGGATAGTTCGTTCAGGTAGGTAAAAGTATTCTTTTTTAAATCATAATGAATACATCCCCCTTCTATAAAGCTGACGTACATCTTGTTCTCTGCTAAAATAACCTGCGATACAGGTTTGCTACTATCCAGCTCAATGCATTGGGAAACTGTAAAGTCGGGATTTAAAAGGAAAAGTTTGTTGTCTTTGTTTAAGATAAATCTGTCTTTCGACAGAAATATCTTATCTACAGGCGTCTGTATGTCGACTGTGCGTAAATCACTCTGTTTTCCTCCGTTAACGAGTAGATTGTAAGTCAGATGCACGGTATTTCCATTATTTAAAAGGAAAAGCATACGATCGGAATCATTCACGGAATAGTCCTTTATATGACTTGCAAAGTCTGTGTTAATTGGATTGAACTCATCTTCAGAATCATTATAGACAAAGAACCCCAGCCCCTTTATGAGGCAGATAATATCTCCTGCCGCACTCTTTCCTAAAATAAAAGACTTTTCCTGATTGGGTACTTTATTATCTGTTCTTAAATAATACCTTGTTATCAGACGGGTTCGTTTATCTAACCGATTGATTCCATTATCTGTTGCTATCCATAAACTGCCCTTACATTCGATAATCTGGCGGATAACGTTATTACTTATAGAATTCGGATTGTTTTTGCTATATCTGAATGTCGTAATTTCTCTTCCATTATATGCATTCAGTCCATCCCATGTCCCAATCCAGATTGTATGTTCTGCATCTTCCAAAATACAGTTTACTGAATTATTTGTCAGTCCGTTAACATTTGATATGTGTTTTGCCACATTAAAAGCATAAGACTTTGTGGAAGTGACAAATGCAATAATCAGAATAAAAAATAATTGTGCGTATAAGATGTTTCTCATGTAAATGAATGTTATTTATACGGTTAGGATAATAGCAAATATAAGGAATTTATTTTATTCCGCGCATATTTTCATCGGTAACGGAGGATTTATACAATTGTGGAATAGTCAATCCGAATTACAAACGATAATTTACGATTTCACCGTCAACAATCAATTTACCATGTTTCTTTGTCTTTTTAGCGGAAGCAGGAATACAAACAATAGTTACGGCATTGTCCGGGTTCAGGATAATGCTTGTTTCGCCGGTACAATTTTTCTTTATGTATTTTTTGGATACCAGATCGTACAAGTCCGTCGGTTCCGTAAAGTGTTGATTCAAAGTTACCTCTTTGGCTTCAAAATAAGGATTGAATAAAAGATAAGTAGGATATTTTCTTGTGGAATAAAAGTCTGTGACATTACAATCCAATTGAAGAATACATTCCACATTAGTAGTATCTACAATAGAGGCTAGCATACCCACCCAGGCCGAGCCATACAAGCAAATATCTGTAGCTGAAGACATGGTTTTTACTTGATCCCCAATAGCATAGGGACCCTCATCGGACAATAATCCCTGGAACGGTTCAAAGTGATTGCCATGATACAAGTCCTTCCTCAATCCTTCATAACAAATGACGTGTTGAGGATCACCTTCCCAGATAGAACTCGACTGACGGTTGCGGGGGTGCTCGTCTGCATAAAATAAGCGGCAGGCGTTTGCCAGGTTCAGCATCCACTTGCCTATTGTGGAAGCATAAGCCGGATTGTATTTTACAATTGGAACAAGTGCGGCAGCTTGTGAAAAGGTGTTCATGGCAAAAGCATATTGTTCATCCTTTTTTTGTCCTACCAATCCGTGTACGTCATATTTGTTCCAACGCTCACACATCACTCCCCATCCGTCACGGTCTGAATTATCACCGTCGAAGCACCAGTTCAGCATTTTCAGCTCATCATAAGCAGTTCCAAGTTCCGCATTCATGCGCACTGCCAGATAAGCTCCATAGGGCATCATTATCTCATAGAAAGTTCCTTCTTTTTCGGGACGGTTCTGCAAAAATGTCATGCATTGGTGTGTAGCATTCAGATATTTTTTATCTCCGTATTTAATCCAGGAGATGTATTGCAACCAAGCAAGTCCTGCGGCTGCATCCGGTTCACGCCATACTTTATTATAGTACCCTTTACGGCTCTTAAAGTTGAAGGCGGTGAAGTTGAAGTCCGGATATTCTCTACCTTCACTTAAGTCCTGGATAGCAGCATACCAATTGTCGATAGTGATCTTCATCGGTTCCTGCATCTCTGTTTTTTGAGGATATAAATCTACCAGCATCGAGTAAGCCATTGCCGGCCATATCTCATACCAGAAACTTTCTCCGGCTTTCCTGTCGAGTCCGTTCAATATAAGATTGGTTCCATTCTTCTTGTTGAAGAATTGCCGTATCATTGATACATAATCTTTTCCGTCATCATTGCTTTTGTCTACTCCTATCAGACTTGCACTAATGAGTGAGCCCATAGTGGGAAGAGATTCATAAGAATTTCCTCCTAACCGTCTTTTATCTACGTAGCTTGGAAGTCCGAAAGTGCGGAATGGAAAGTTTATTTGCGAATCGTCCCACCAGATAAGAGGTAAGTTTTGTCCTTTGGCGTTGAAATCGTAAAATAGTCTGTCCTGTTTCGTGGCTATATCTTTCCAGTTTTTCATTTTATAGGGGAAAGGTATATTGGGCATATACTGTACTAAGCGGATCTCTTTTTGTTCTATCGGCTTTTGTGCCGGCAGGTTGTTGAGAAAGAAAAAACCTGCTGCGAGAAATAATAATGTCTTTTTCATGGTCAGTTGGTTGTTAAAAAAGGGCGGATTATAAAATCCGCCCCCTCATTTTATTCATATTAAAAACCCGGATTTTGGGAAAGAATATTGTTGCTCTTATCCCTTTCACCTTGCGGTATCGGAAACAGATAATCTCTGTCGTCTCTAAAATTGGCACCTTTCGATGTATTATATTTGGTTGCATAAGCACGCATAACGGTTCCGAAACGTTTTTGTCTCATCAGGTCATCCCGTCTCCATCCTTCCATTGCCAATTCACAACGACGTTCCTTCCAGATGATTTCTTTCAGACGCTCTTGGTCGGTTTCTGTTATGTCGGGCAGTGTATTAGTTGTTGTAGCAGGGATATACGCCTGTTGATCTCTTCTCGGATCTATCGGATTAGTTTTGCGGGCTCTTTCTCTTACATCATTCAGGTAAGGAAGTGCAAGCCCTGGTTTTCCGTTTTCGTTTAATACTTCGGCATACATCAAGAGAACATCGGAATAACGGATCAAACGAATGTTGTAACTAATCATCCAGACGTCGAAACCAGTTTTTTCTACTGCTGGCACAGTCATCTTGTAATCATGATAACCGCTTGGAGATTCAGCGTTGTCTTGCGCTTCAGTATCACCTTTATATCTGTCACCAGTTTGTGTGAATACATAAGTAATACGCGGGTCATCTGCATCAAAGGCATCATAGAGGTCTTGGGTCGGTACATGAAATCCATATCCCTGATAACCGGAGATGCGTCTGCTTGTGAAGAAGTGGGGAACATTGGTACCTGTGGCAATGTTTTTATCATATACTTTGTTGGCAATCTCAAATACTGATTCCGAACTGTTTTCATATTCAGTGCGCCAGTTCATGCCGTAATCACTCAACAATGTATAGTCTTTGTCCACTTCAATAATATCATGAAGTACCGTTTCGGCAGAGATAAAATCACCTTTGAACATGTATGTTTTAGCAAGCATTGTTTTTGCAAAGCCGCGTGTTGCACGATAAGCATCATCTTCAGAGTAATCTCCTTTTGCAGGAAGTGCGGAGGCATCAGTTAAATCATTCACAATACATTCATATACCTTCTCCAATGGGGAGCGGGGTATTTGCAGTATTTCAGCGGGTTGCATCGGCGTAGTGATTAGAGGCACTTCTCCGAATGTAGTGACCAGACAATAATATCCGAATGCTCTCAATGCTTTTGCCTCGTTTGCATAACGTTTCAATAGTTCTTCGTTTCCTATTGCATCAGGAGCATAATAAATCACATCGTTACAGCGATTGATTAATCTGTACAGAATCTCCCAACGACGTCCTACTTCACCATTGGTTGTGTAGATTGTAAAGTCGGACAAGTCGCGTACTTCGGCACGGTCACCGTCATTTCCTCCTCCTTTTAGAGCATCATCCGTACTGCAATCACCTACAAAATAATGATTTAATGCATATTCATTCCAAGTTGTACGTAATTGAAGATAAGCTCCAGTCAAGGCTTGTTCAATATCGCTTTCCTTCTGATAATAATTATCGCTTGTGGTTTTACCATAACTTGGTTCGTCGAGAGAGCAGCTATACAACCCCACTCCGGCAAGAGCCCAGCATATTATAAATAATATTTTTCTCATAATGTAATGTCTTTTTAGCTAGATTTAAAATTGCAAATTAACTCCAAAAGTGAATGTACGTGAAGACGGATAACGTGTAGTATCCACTCCCATATCCAATGGGTTATTGATACCCAGTTCCGGATCAAGTCCGGAATAACCGGTTAAAGTAAATATATTCTGACCGCTCACATAGAATCTACAACTTGAAAACAGTTTGCTCTTCTGGCAAATGTGACTCGGCAGTGTATAACCTATTTGCATATTCTGCAAACGCAGATAAGAACCGTTCTCCACATAGAAAGAAGAACCTCTCATATTATTGTTAGAGTCAGAGTTGGTTATGCGTGGATATACAGCATCCAAATCCCCGTCTTTTGTCCATGCTTTTGTGTAAGCATCCGCCAACGCATTCTGGCGTCCTGCTGAAGCAAGGCTTCCTTTAGCGATGTTCCAGATGTCATTTCCA
The Bacteroides caecimuris DNA segment above includes these coding regions:
- a CDS encoding RagB/SusD family nutrient uptake outer membrane protein yields the protein MRKILFIICWALAGVGLYSCSLDEPSYGKTTSDNYYQKESDIEQALTGAYLQLRTTWNEYALNHYFVGDCSTDDALKGGGNDGDRAEVRDLSDFTIYTTNGEVGRRWEILYRLINRCNDVIYYAPDAIGNEELLKRYANEAKALRAFGYYCLVTTFGEVPLITTPMQPAEILQIPRSPLEKVYECIVNDLTDASALPAKGDYSEDDAYRATRGFAKTMLAKTYMFKGDFISAETVLHDIIEVDKDYTLLSDYGMNWRTEYENSSESVFEIANKVYDKNIATGTNVPHFFTSRRISGYQGYGFHVPTQDLYDAFDADDPRITYVFTQTGDRYKGDTEAQDNAESPSGYHDYKMTVPAVEKTGFDVWMISYNIRLIRYSDVLLMYAEVLNENGKPGLALPYLNDVRERARKTNPIDPRRDQQAYIPATTTNTLPDITETDQERLKEIIWKERRCELAMEGWRRDDLMRQKRFGTVMRAYATKYNTSKGANFRDDRDYLFPIPQGERDKSNNILSQNPGF